The proteins below come from a single Edaphobacter acidisoli genomic window:
- a CDS encoding DUF6321 domain-containing protein: protein MRAKKESAKKMVKAPRSMPAAGRDPKGGLTDVGREYYRLRDGANLKPGVKGPADTPEKMRRKGSFLVRMFTNPRGPMVKNGKPTRLALSAHAWGEPVPKTVDEAYALAVEGRKLLAQYRAVKKL, encoded by the coding sequence ATGCGGGCGAAGAAGGAATCTGCGAAGAAGATGGTGAAGGCGCCGAGGTCGATGCCTGCGGCGGGACGCGATCCGAAGGGTGGGCTGACGGATGTGGGGCGCGAGTACTATCGGCTGCGCGATGGAGCAAATTTGAAGCCGGGAGTGAAGGGGCCGGCGGATACTCCGGAGAAGATGCGGCGGAAGGGGTCGTTTCTGGTGAGGATGTTTACGAATCCGCGTGGGCCGATGGTGAAGAATGGCAAGCCGACGAGGCTGGCGTTGAGCGCGCATGCGTGGGGTGAGCCGGTGCCGAAGACGGTGGATGAGGCGTATGCGCTGGCGGTGGAGGGGCGGAAGCTGCTGGCGCAGTATCGGGCGGTGAAGAAGTTGTAG